In Nitrososphaerota archaeon, the genomic window CGTTGGATTTAACGGAGGACTTATGGAGCCGGCTACGGATGCTTTAGGCCCAATAAACGCCCCAACCACTCGAGGAGCTGGTATTACCGCGGCGGCTGACACCAGACTTGCCCTCCCCTTATTCCTCGGGCTTTTTACACCCGAGAAAAGCCATCCTCAGCGGATGGCACTCAGAGTAGCCTCGTCGCGCTTTCGCGCATTGCGAAGGTTTCGCGCCTGCTGCGCCCCGTAGGGCCTGGACCCTTATCTCAGTGTCCATCTCCGGGCTCCTTCTTCCAAAGCCCGTACCGGTTATAGGCTTGGTGGGCCATTACCCCACCAACTACCTGATCGGCCGCAGCCCCATCCTGAAGCGGCTGAGGAGACATGCCTCCTCAACCCTTTCGACCAAGGCCCCTTCCAGGCGCCTTGATCTATCGTGGATTAGTCCCAGTTTCCCGGGGTTATCCACGTCTTCAGGGTAGGTTGGCTACGTGTTACTGAGCCGTCCGCCACGCCTCTCACATGGTCGAGAGGCGTACGACTCGCATGGCTTAGTCCCGCTCTGAGAGCAGTTGGGTCCGGCAGGATCAACCGGAGTCAGGGCGTTTATTTGGGAGTACGGCTAAGCTCTTGCGAGGGCACACAGCCTACATCAGATTCAACAGATTATCTGTTGAATCTTCATACTTGTTAGCGCGTCTGGAGGTCTATAGCGCATTGCTTGGGTTCGACCCATAGGCTTACTATAGACGCCGCCAAGCGACGCGCAAATTAATAGTAGGTTAGAGCCCTAGATATAAGCGTTTATGTTGATATGGTCTACTGCTTTGAGAATGGTGCGGGGGGTGGGATTTGAACCCACGAACCCCTATGGGACGAGGTTCTGAGCCTCGCGCCTTTGACCTGGCTTGGCAACCCCCGCATACGCTACAGTTAGGTAAATCTTTGGGGCTACATAAGGTTGATTTTCGCTTATTTTGCTAGCTTGAGGGCCTTTGCAAGGTTCCCTTGATCGTCTCTTCTTTCGTCTACTGGTGTCTCCATGACTATCGGTAGTCTTCTGATTTCGGGTGTGTGTAGTATTGCCTTCATCCCCTTTTCGCCTATCTTCCCTAAGCCTATATGCTCGTGCCTATCTAGATGTGAGCCTAAATCGCCTACGGAGTCGTTTAAGTGCACAGCCTTGAGGTGCTGGAGGCCAACTTCTTTGTCGAGCTGGGATAGTGTTTCGTTTACGGCTTTTTGGGTCCTTAGGTCGTAGCCTGCTGCGAATGCGTGGCAGGTGTCGAAGCAGATTCCCACCCTACCTTGCTCACCAATCTCATCCATTATTCTTTTGAGATCTTTGAACCGTGAGCCGAGGCTGTTTTTCTGACCAGCGGTATTTTCGAGCAATATCATAACTTTGTTGTTCACAGCTTTGAGGGCAGATCTACAGGCTTTGACAACCCTCTGCATGCCAGCTTCCTCACCCGAACCCATGTGGCTTCCTAGGTGGAGCACAAGGTAGGGGATCTTCAGCCTCCCTGCTCTTGTTAGGTCCTCGAGCAAGCAGTTTACAGATTTTTTGTATGTTTCATCGTTTGGAGAAGCGAGGTTTGGTAGGTAAGGCATATGCGCCAAAACAGCGGTGTAGCCCCAATCTTCACATTTCTTCACAAAACGCTCCGCTTCCTCCTCATCCAACGGTTTATACGCCCAGCCTCTTGGGTTCTTCAAAAAGATTTGGAAGGCTGTGCAGCCTGCTTCCTTAGCCCTATCTACAGCCAGATCTATTGAGCCTGTGATAGAGACGTGGAAACCGATCTTAAGATCGCTTTGCACATCCTAATGCATGTGGTTAATTATGTATAAGATTTTCTAGAGTAGGAGTAGGTGGTAGAGTATCGCTTTTTGTGTGTGTAGTCTGTTTTCAGCTTCCTCCCAGACGACCGACCATTTACCGTCTATCACATCGTCTGTAACCTCTTCGCCTCTATGTGCGGGTAAGCAGTGGAGGAAGATGGCGTCACGCTTAGCCATCTCCATCAGCCTCCCGTTAACTTGGTATCTGGGTAGAAAGGTGCTAAGCCTCTTCTCTCTTTCAGCTTCCTTACCCATGGAGATAAAGGTGTCGGTGATTACGACATCCGCGTCTGTAACGGCTTCGACTGGGTCTTCGGTTATGTATATCTTCGAGTTTCCCGCTTCTTGCAAAACTTCTTTTCTTGGCTGATACTCTCTTGGGCAAGCTATGTTGAGAGTCAGATTGAGTTTAGCAGCGGCTACTATCAGTGTATTGGCTACGTTATTATCTCCATCACCAACCCAAGCGATCTTTAAGCCGCTTAACCCACCCTTCGCCTCTCTGATCGTCTGAAGGTCCGCAAGGATCTGACAAGGATGGTAAAGGTCAGATAACCCGTTTATGACCGGGATCGGGGCTGCCTCAGCAAACTTAACTAAATCTGAGTGTCTAATCACACGGAGCATCGCTGCGTGAACATATCTTGAGAGCACTCTAGCCGTGTCCTCTATGGTTTCGCCTCTAGCCAGCTGCATCTCGCTTGAATGAAGCACAATCGTGTTCCCGCCGAGTTCCTTCATGGCAACCTCAAAGCTTACACGCGTGCGTGTGGAGGGTTTTTCAAAGATCATCGCTAGTGTTTTGTCACGGAGCGGTTTATGTAGAATGCCTTGCCTCCTCTCTTTTTTGAAGCGGTCTGCGGTGTCAAGTATGGTGATTATCTCTTTCGCATCTAATTCTTTTAGCGAGAGTAGGTCAAGACCCTTTAACTTCATCTACCTCTTCAAGCGATGAATCTACACCGGGGGTATAATTATCTTTCCGAAGCGTCAAATAGTGATTTTACAAACTCGTCTGCGTCAAAGGGTTTTAGGGTGTCGTAGCTCTGCCCTACACCTAGATAGAGTATGGGTTTGCCCGTGACATAGACTATCGAGAGGGCTGCGCCCCCCTTCACATCAGCATCGACCTTAGTGAGTACAACACCGTCGAAGTTTGTAAACTTCTGAAACTCCTTAGCTTGTGATACCGCATCGTTTCCAGCCAAAGCATCTCCTACAAATATCTTGAGGTCTGGCTTCACAACGCGGATTATTTTCTCCATTTCGTCCATAAGGTTTCGGCTTGTCTGCATCCTACCAGCCGTATCGACAAGAACAACATCGACTCTATGCTTCTGAGCGTAAATCACAGCATCTCTGGCTACCGCAGCCGGGTCTGCACCATATCTTTGTGAAATAACCTTTAGACCGAGCTTCTCTGCGTGGGTCGTTAGCTGCTCTATAGCACCAGCTCTATGTGTGTCTGCGCAGGCTAATATGACGCTGAACCCCTTTTGCTTAAGAAGGTTAGCGAACTTCGCTATAGTTGTAGTCTTACCCGTGCCGTTTATGCCTAAGAAGATGATCACATACGGCTCGCCTTTAGCCTTTTTTTCACTTATCTGCTGAATAAGGTCAATAGGTTTAGCCTTAAAGAACTCTTCCCTTATTATCTCGAGCAGCTTCCTCTTAAGGTATTCTTGGGTTGGTGTGCTTCGACTAACTCTCAGCCCTACAACCTCTTGCTTAACTCTAGAGGTTAGCGCCTTGACTACCTCTTCTGCTACATCGCTCTCAAGCAGCGCTAATTCGAACTCCCATAGAACCTTTTCAACTTCATCTTCAGATAAGGTCTTTTGCGTTGCTGAGGCGGCTAAAGAGGAGAGAGCCTTCTTAAGCTTCTCAAACATCTCTAGTTAACCTTGCTCTAATTTTGCTGCTAAGTTATTCACTTGGGCTCTGTACGCATTTATTTTATTTGCTAGTTCGGCTTTCTGAGTACCGATATTTGAGAGGGCTGCTTCAAGCTGGCTTAAGCGTTCATTTAGATATTTTAGTGTGTCTTCTTTACTCTTTTCTATAACTACGCCTGCGCCAACGTTAAGCAAAAGTTTGTCAGCAGTAGGTGAGCAGACCCTCATCAGAACACCCGCCCCTAGTGGCACAAGTATCTCTGAATCTGAGCCTTCAGGTATAGATTTAAGAGCCTCTATGGTTGCTTTACTATCTAGCAAGGCTCTTGCTACTAGTGTTTCCCTCGCAGAGAGTTCATTATAGTATGATTCGAGGATCCTCAGCTCGAGAACCATCCTTTGAATCTGTTCTTCTACACTCAACTCCCAGCATCTGGTGGATTTTATCTTACATTTAAACCTTGAAGACTCTACTGAGTATCATCAACTCCGGCCCAGTAGTAAGGGACCCTACCACCGCATTACTTTGGTTGACTAATATTCCAGACGTAACAAAAGGTACACCACCGTTTATGGTTGCTGGCTCTACATCTACTGAAAAGATTTCAGAAAGGCGTTCTATCTCGGTAGGCGAAGCCTTCGGATGGACGGCTGCACCCTTATCTGTGACGGTAACAAGTGAACCGACCTGCGTGTATCCGGCTATACTTAGGGTCTCCACGGGAACATCCAGTACCTCTCTTACTGTTTTTAGGCATTCTGCGTGAAGAAGGGGTGATGCTACTGCTCCTTTATTGTTGGCTGCTAAAAGATTTCCAACGCTAGTATATTTGCTTGGTAGCCTAGCTACACGCAACCCTGTCTCTCTGCTTAACGTCTTTATTTCTTCGTCTTCTGCCAACCTTGAAACCAATATGCCGTTGTCATTCAGAGCCACCAAGGGGCCTAGGAGGCGTGAACCGGCTATGGATATTCTGATTGGTTTAACGCCTAATAGTATAGATAGTTTGGAGCATTTGGTTGAGGCTAAGCCTCGCGGCGCTAGAACGAATCGGTTATTTGCTTTAAGGAACACTCCGATGTTTGGAGATCTATAGACATCCAGCATATATATGCCCATGTTCACCAGCAGCCCCTTGGTGTCAAGCACTGCTCTCCTCTTACTACGTTCAGAGTTGGGTGAACTTAAGTATTAATGCTTAGGTGAGGTTAAAATAGCTCGCTTTAGGTAGGGATTTGGTTTGAGTTCACATCTGATGGAGCTCCCTCGTGTAATCCAGATAGGTTATGGTGTGATTAGAGAAGTAGGTAGTTTCCTCGCCAGATTTTCACCTAAACGCATTCTGATCATAAGTGGACCTATCGTGTGGGCTAGGGTTGGAGAGATGGTGGAGGATGCGTTAAAGAGGGAGGAGTTTAGGTATCGATGCATAGAGGTGGATCACTCAACTAAGAAGGAGGTGGAAGACGCTGTAAGGGTTGCTAAAGAGTTTGGCGCAGATCTAATAATAGGCTTAGGCGGGGGTAGGGCAGTAGATGTCGCTAAACTTACCTCATATTACTGTGGAGTAATTTTTGTAAGCTTACCGACCAGCGCTTCGCATGATGGGATAGCAAGCCCGCTTGCCTCAATAAAAGGCGGGGACAGGCCCTACTCATATATGACTAAACCGCCTACTGGCGTTTTGGCTGATGTAAATATTATAGCCGAAGCGCCGCCGAAGCTTCTAGCAGCTGGTTGCGGAGACCTCATAGCAAAAATAACGGCTGTTAGAGATTGGATGCTTGCAAGGGACGAGAAGCAAGAATATTTCGGCAAATATGCTGCAAACCTAGCGCTGCTGAGCGCGGAAATCGTACTATCTGAAGCTAAAGGTATAGGTAGCGGCAGTAAAGAGTATGTGAGAGATGTTGTTGAAGCTCTGATCAGCGCGGGTGTAGCTGCTGGCATAGCTGGGAGCAGCAGACCGTGCAGTGGAGCTGAGCACCTCTTCAGCCATGCGCTAGACATTATAGCGCCTAACGTAGGGCTTCATGGAGAGAAATGTGGGTTAGGTGCTGTTATGATGGCGAAGCTACACAATTTAGATTGGGAGAAGCTTAGAGATGCACTGCGTGATGTGAAGGCACCTGTGACTGCCACAGAACTGGGGTTAAGTGCTGATCAGATCGCAAAAGCCCTTGTTTTGGCACCAGATCTTAGGCCTGAAAGATATACTATTCTGCATAAAATACGTTTAAGTTATGAGCAAGCGAAGGCTCTTGCCAAAGATGTCGGGGTTATTTGACCTCTTTCTTTTCTTGCTCTTCGGGTTTTTCGGATGCTTTAGCTTCTTGAGGTTTCTCTTCCCTCTTCTTTTCTGAGCGGTATTCTTCTATGAAAATTACCTTCTCTATCTCTGGTAGGTATTTGAAGATGTCTTTTGATATTCCTCTCTTGCTTATCTGTAAGCCCTCAAATAGGTAGGTTTCTTCGGGTAGCTGTATTTTGACGGTCTTATCCTCTATGGTTGCTAAGATCTTCTTCTCATCCAAGTTTATCCAACGCTTAGTCAGATGGAGCACCTTTTCCATCGGATCTTCGAGTTTCTTCACCACCTCGATCGTGTAGGTAAGCACTTTTCCAGCCAAGCGGTGGTTAAAATCTACTTGCACCCTACCTGAACCCACAAACCTCACTATACCTACCCTCCCTTCGTACTCCACTTCGTCCCCTACGCTTATCTCCTGCGCTTTTTCACCAAATTTTCTAAGAGGGATAAGTCTGATCTTAGCAGCATCCCTTTGCCCAAAAGCCTTTTCAGGTGGTATATCGATGCTGATCTTCTCCCCTACGGAGGCTTGCTTAAGTGCTTCATCTATTCCAGGTATAACCCATCCTTCGCCTACTGAGATTAGGCGTGGTTCGTACCTTCTGGAGGTGTCGTAGATGCCTAGAGCCTTCGCCTCTTCTTCAACGGTAGTTTCAAGAGGCTCGTTTGTATCTTTGACCTTCCCAGTTAAGTTAACTAGGACGAGCGTTCCTGTTTCGAGCGGCAATTCGGAGCACAGATACGCCATCTAAAGATGGGCTAAAATACTTGTCGCTCACCGCTCTGTCGCTTCTATTCGATCTACGTATTAGTTTAGCTGTGATAGGACTTTGAGGGCTTCGTTCAAGGCTGCGGCTGTGCTGTTCTGGTAACCGAGCTGGTTTAGAGCCGCAGATACAGCTGTTACAGTAGTTAATACGTGCGGGGTGTTCACTTCACCCATGCAACCGATTCTAAAGACCTTTCCTCTGAACTCGCCAAAGCCGCCTGCGACCAATACATCAAACTTATCATCCAATAGCTTTCTGAACTTACCGTCTTCTATACCGGGAGGGTAGCTAAAGGCTAACACAACATTAGATCTAACATCCTCTTTCGCTGTTGGTTTGAGGTTTATTGCTGATAAGGCTCTGTAAAAAGCTTCAGCACATATCTTATGCCTTCTTATGCGGTTTTCCAAACCCTCCTCCAACACAATATTAAGCGCCTCATCAAGCGCGTAAAAGAGCGGTAGAGCTGGTGTGAAGGGTGTCTCCCCTCTCTCTGCATACTTAAAGTATCTTGGCATGTTGAAGTAGTGTCTTGGAGGTGGAGGGTTGCTCTCAAGATACTTCTTAACCCTATCGCTCACCGATACAATAACTACACCCGGGGGGGCAGCAAGACACTTCTGACTACCAGTTATACAAATATCGACACCAAGCTCATCTACAGGCAGCTCGTCTCCACCAAGTATGGAGATAGCGTCAACAATGTAGAAGGCACCTAGCTCTGAGGCAAGCTTACCTAGATCTCTAAGCCATCTAAATGTGACGCCGGTCGAGGTTTCATTATATATTACAAAGACTGCTTTAATATCTTTATTAGCCTCTGCCAGAGCTCTGATCTTATCCATCCGAGGAGCGTCACCAAGCGGGGCTTCCGCGACTACCGCTCTACCCCCAGCCGCTTCAACCTGCTCCGCAGCCCTCTGTCCGAACTCTCCAAAGACCGTGACAAGCACCTTATCCCCGGGTCTAACGATATTTGTTATAGCTGCTTCCACGCCTCCGGAGCCAGAGGCTGTAAACACGATTATGTCGCTCTTGGTGAGGAAGACCTTCTGGCACTTCTCTTTAATACCATTGTAGAGTTGTGTGAAGGCTGGGCTTCGATGGTTTATTATCGGCTTGAGCATAGCGTGCATAACTCGGTCAGGCACGTTAGTTGGCCCCGGTATCATAACGAGCTTTCTACGCATACCTAAACCCGTGCCAGAGGCTGATATAAGAGCTTTATCTATTAGCTTCTGAACTATTTCCGAATGTCTGACGTTGCTAATAGTTTTAGTTTTAAGCACGGCCCTTTGTTACTTCTGTTGGTTAAGCTGCTTAAGGCGCTCAACACCACCTACTTCACAAATTATTTTTGCAACAGCCCTAGGGACCAGTTCCTCCCAGGGTTCTCCCATTAACATTCTACGCCTAACTTCGGTGGCTGAGAATGTTGGGCGCTCATAGAATGGTATGTCTAATACGGTGAAACCTTCTTCTTGGAACAGCCTCCTTGTTAGAGGGTCGTTGGAGAAGACGACATCAAACTTGGGCACAGCTGCTTTAACCGAAGCAACCCAGAGCGAGTGGGCGGAAGAATCTGGCAAAGGTATGATCAGCACCCTTCTGCAGTCTATACCAGCTTCTTCTAGCGCAGCCTTTATCATATACACCCTTTCGCCCGCCGTGAAGGGGTTGTCTAGTTGATGGCTCTTGTCAGCAGAACCGACAAGGATGCATAACTCCTCGACCTTCTCCAGCGCATACCTTACAGCGTGAAGATGACCGGTGTGGAAGGGTTGGAAGCGCCCCACTAGAAGACCTCTCTGCCACATACCCTCTTATAGGCTCACAGAATTATTTAAACACCAAGCAGAGGGGTTAAAGGGGTTGGGTTGAGCGAAGCGGTAGTCGATGGCTCTTATGGTGAAGGAGGGGGGCAGATACTTAGAACCGCAGTAGCCCTATCAGCGATAATAAAAAGACCTGTAAAGGTAGTCAAGATCAGAGCTGGTAGACCCAATCCAGGGCTTAGGCCGCAGCACGTTGGTACCATAAAGATAATAGCTTCGATGTGTGACGCTGAAGTAGAAGGGCTTCACGTAGGCTCCTCCACCATCCTCTTCAAACCCAAGAGGCTCGCCGCTAGCGAGATGAGGTATGATATAGGGTCTGCTGGTGCGATAACCCTCCTCCTCCAAGTTGCGGTTATAGTAGCAGCTAAGGCCGAGCAGAAGTGTAGTTTCGAGATCATAGGTGGAACTGATGTTAAATGGAGCCCAACCATAAACTACTTTAGCTGCGTCTTCATACCAGCATTAAAGGCATTAGGAGTCGATGTGAAGCTTGCCGTGAAGAGGCGTGGCTACTACCCTAAGGGTGGTGGCTTGGTGAAAGTTGAAGTTGAGCCTGCTGAGAGCATAAAGCCCCTAACTCTAATACGGCAACCGGAATCACCAGCAAATATAATCAGCGTATGTTCGCAACTGCCACCAGAGGTTGCGAAGAGGCAGCTCAACTCAGCCCTCAACATACTCAACCAACACATGATACCAGTAGCTGACGTTAAATCCGCAGTAGAGCCTGCTATCAGCGCTGGTACATCCCTAACCATATACAGCGTAGACGAATCCAAAGGGACGTACTTGGGTGCAGACGCTATAGGTGAAAGAGGCAAACCAGCTGAGCAAGTAGGTAGGGAGGCTGCTGAAAAGTTTCTATCCGAGTGGTCTGCCCAAGTAGCCGTGGATTCCCACCTTGCAGATATGCTTGTGCTACCGCTCTCTTTGGCAGAAGGCGCTTCAACCTACACCACCTCTAAACTCACCCAGCATCTTGAAACCAACCTGTATGTTGTGAGCAGGTTGACTGGCTGCAACTATGAGTTAAACAAACTCAGCTCTGGCGCTGTTGAGGTTAAGATTACCCCCAAGATGGTTTGGCAAACAATTTAAATAACGAAAGAGCGATAGCGAAGCGGTAAAACTGTGGTAGCGTTGGGCACCAACCTTCTACTCCGCTATAGAGCCCTTGACCTCCCCATACTCTACTTGGTAACCTTCCTCACGCGTGTAGGTTTCGGAGTTGTTGTGATAGCCTTCCCTCACTACGTTAACGCAGACAGCTTTCTAACAGGGGTGGTGCTCTCAATCTACCCGGTCTTTGAAGCTTTGTCAGCAGCGCCTACTGGCATGTATGTTGATAGGCACGGGCGTAAACGTATGCTTCTCTTTGGGCTAACCTCTATGTCGATCCTAACCTTCCTCATCGGGTTATCAAGGGACACATTATTCATAGCGGTTGTGCACGGTGTCATGGGTGTCTCAGCAGCAGCCATAATTGTATCAACCCTAACAATAATCACAGATCTCACAAAGATTAGTGATAGAGGTGTAGGCATGGGCTTGTTCGATCTAGCTAACATAGCCGGTTACGCGGGAGGGATACTCATAGGCACAGGGCTCTACACCACCTTCGAAACCAACCCTAGTTACGTGTTCTTCGCCACAGCAACCCTTCTACTTACAGCAACGGTCTTAGCTAAAGTATTGGTGATCGAACCGCCACACGAGCAGCTGAGAGCGCCGCTTACATTCAACTTCTTTAAAGCTCTTAGCTGGAAGATAAAGAGCCTACTACCACTCTGGTTCGCACTCACAACTTTGGTCGGAATAGCCTTCTTTATACCAAAAGCTTTGAGCTTAGGCGGTTTCACCGTAGGGGAATCTGGGCTTCTCCTCTTCGCAGGCGCTGCGGGCTTAGGTGTAGGTGCTACGATCTTCGGTAAGGTCTCTGATAAGATAGGGCGGGAAAAGACGATGTGGATAGGCATCATCGGCATGCTCATTCTACTACCAACACTAGCCCTCTCACTATCCCCAGACACCAACCCAGAGTACCCCAGCTTCGGAGCCTATCTATATGTGATAGCGCCCTCAGCCCTAATGGTTTCTGCACTCGTGCCATCAATTCTGGCTCTAGTAGGCGACACCGCTAGATCGACTTTACGCGGCTCAGCCATGGGGCTATACAGCATCATGCTCAGCCTAGGAATAGCAGTAGGTAACGTAGTTGGGGGCGCTTCGGGTCAGATAGGCGGGTTAACCGCCATACTGTATGTTGCAGAAGGGCTGTTACTGGCCGCTGTTATCCTAACACTGCTATTGAGTAGGCTAGGTGGCGAAGATGGGTAGGACTAAACTTGACTCTAAGACGCTACAGAAGATTTTAACACTACGGTACTGGATAAGATTCATAAAATTCAATATAGTTGGGTTGACAGGCGTCTTCGTCAATGAAGGCATCCTGATGCTCTTAACCAGCCTAGGTCTATACTACATTTACTCAAGCATCGTAGCGATTGAGATATCGATAATATCAAACTTCATGCTGAACGATATTTGGACATTCAAAGATCGGAGGTCAGGACACATACTAAAGAGGTTGGTTAAGTTTAACATCCTTATGCTGGTGGGACTTGTCATAAACCTTCTCATTCTCTACGTCCTAACAGACCTAGCTTCACTCCACTACACTATCTCAAACCTCTTCGGCATAGGCATAGCCTCGATAGCAAGGTATTTAATGAGCATTAAATGGGCTTGGCTTCAACCCCAAAAGAAAGCGGAATTAAAATAGCGAGAGACTAAGAATTGAATAAAGCAGCACCACATAATTAGAATAGTTAAGCAAAATACAAGACATTTGCATAAAATTATAATGCGTAGGCTTTCTTTACCATAGGTCTAATTTAGTGCACCTATCTGTTAATATCCGCAGCATCCAAATAGAAAGACGCTATGGCGTGCCACATCTGCGGCAACATAGCGTACACTTCTGGCGCTATTTGCTGGGTATGCGCAGCATCAGACATCCTCGCCTCTAACGTTGAAAGATTAGGCTTGGCTGCGGTCGGCATCTAACACAGCAAACACAAGATTAAGAGAAACGTTCTCTTACTCTAAACCACAACTTAAATTAATCTGTGCTGTGATAGCTTTAGTGACGATAAACATGTTTAACGAAGCTTGGATGCCCGGTGCAACAGCTGTGGGTGTGACATTCAAAGATGGTGTAATCTTAGGAGCCGAAAAGAGGCTCACCTACGGCACACACGTAGTAAGTAGGAGTGGAAAGAAAGTATTCAAGATAAGCAAGACTGTGGGTGCAGCTTGCGCAGGCCTTGTAGCAGACATGCAGATCTTGGTTAGAGAAATCTCCGCTTATATCTACTTACGTGAAATCGAGTTAAATAGGTCTCTTCCACCAAACTCTGTAGCCAAACTTATGTCGGTGCTGATGTTCGAGCGTAGATGGGCGCCTCTTATAACACAAGTTGTTATAGGTGGGGTTGATGACACACCAGCGATCTATGTGCTTGACCCGTTAGGATCTGTTATACCAGACGACTATGCCACTGTAGGCTCCGGTGCTGAGATGGCTATAGGTGTGCTGGAGAGCGAATACCGAAAGGATATGAGCGAAGAGGAGGCTAAGGCGCTTGTCATCAAGGCTATAAAGTCAGCCATACAGCGTGACGCAGCGAGCGGCGATGGCATAGATCTTCTTATAATAACTAAGAACGGCATGAAAGAGGAGACAATCAAACTTTAACTTGCCATCACCTATCTAAGGTTGAAGATAGGGTGATGCAGCCTCAAAGAGCTGCTGCGGTCGAAAGAATACCGGTTGAGCTAAAGCAGATACTTAAGAAGCAAGGCTATCATCTGGTCGGTACGCACTCGGCGACGAAGAAGTGTTTGTGGCTTCACAACAGCCTCGTCTACAAGCGCCCCTGCTATAAGGAGAAGTTCTATGGGATAAGTTCACACCGATGCCTCCAAGCATCACCAGCCGTCTTAAGCTGCTTGACTAAATGTATGCACTGTTGGCGCATTTTGCCGGGTGATGAAGGGTATAGTTGGAGCGATACATTCAGCAACACTTGGGATGAGCCGAAGTTTATTGCTGAGGGGTTGATAGCTGAGCATAGGAGGATCGTCTGCGGCTACGGTGCGTTAGTCAAAGAAGGTAGGGTTGAGAAGAGCAGGTTTAGGGAATCTATGGAGCCGACAAATGTTGCTCTGTCGCTCTCCGGTGAACCAACCCTATACCCCTATTTAACTGACTTAATAAAGGAGTTCAAGAAGAGGGGGATGACGGTCTTCTTAGTAACATCAGGTGTTCTGCCGAAGGCTCTAAGTAGGCTCGTTGAGTCAGATGCTGAACCCACTCAACTTTACATCTCGCTCACAGCTTGGGATGAAGAGTCTTACCAGAGGT contains:
- a CDS encoding deoxyribonuclease IV, which gives rise to MQSDLKIGFHVSITGSIDLAVDRAKEAGCTAFQIFLKNPRGWAYKPLDEEEAERFVKKCEDWGYTAVLAHMPYLPNLASPNDETYKKSVNCLLEDLTRAGRLKIPYLVLHLGSHMGSGEEAGMQRVVKACRSALKAVNNKVMILLENTAGQKNSLGSRFKDLKRIMDEIGEQGRVGICFDTCHAFAAGYDLRTQKAVNETLSQLDKEVGLQHLKAVHLNDSVGDLGSHLDRHEHIGLGKIGEKGMKAILHTPEIRRLPIVMETPVDERRDDQGNLAKALKLAK
- the argF gene encoding ornithine carbamoyltransferase, which gives rise to MKLKGLDLLSLKELDAKEIITILDTADRFKKERRQGILHKPLRDKTLAMIFEKPSTRTRVSFEVAMKELGGNTIVLHSSEMQLARGETIEDTARVLSRYVHAAMLRVIRHSDLVKFAEAAPIPVINGLSDLYHPCQILADLQTIREAKGGLSGLKIAWVGDGDNNVANTLIVAAAKLNLTLNIACPREYQPRKEVLQEAGNSKIYITEDPVEAVTDADVVITDTFISMGKEAEREKRLSTFLPRYQVNGRLMEMAKRDAIFLHCLPAHRGEEVTDDVIDGKWSVVWEEAENRLHTQKAILYHLLLL
- the ftsY gene encoding signal recognition particle-docking protein FtsY, giving the protein MFEKLKKALSSLAASATQKTLSEDEVEKVLWEFELALLESDVAEEVVKALTSRVKQEVVGLRVSRSTPTQEYLKRKLLEIIREEFFKAKPIDLIQQISEKKAKGEPYVIIFLGINGTGKTTTIAKFANLLKQKGFSVILACADTHRAGAIEQLTTHAEKLGLKVISQRYGADPAAVARDAVIYAQKHRVDVVLVDTAGRMQTSRNLMDEMEKIIRVVKPDLKIFVGDALAGNDAVSQAKEFQKFTNFDGVVLTKVDADVKGGAALSIVYVTGKPILYLGVGQSYDTLKPFDADEFVKSLFDASER
- the pfdA gene encoding prefoldin subunit alpha, with amino-acid sequence MSVEEQIQRMVLELRILESYYNELSARETLVARALLDSKATIEALKSIPEGSDSEILVPLGAGVLMRVCSPTADKLLLNVGAGVVIEKSKEDTLKYLNERLSQLEAALSNIGTQKAELANKINAYRAQVNNLAAKLEQG
- a CDS encoding translation initiation factor IF-6 — encoded protein: MLDTKGLLVNMGIYMLDVYRSPNIGVFLKANNRFVLAPRGLASTKCSKLSILLGVKPIRISIAGSRLLGPLVALNDNGILVSRLAEDEEIKTLSRETGLRVARLPSKYTSVGNLLAANNKGAVASPLLHAECLKTVREVLDVPVETLSIAGYTQVGSLVTVTDKGAAVHPKASPTEIERLSEIFSVDVEPATINGGVPFVTSGILVNQSNAVVGSLTTGPELMILSRVFKV
- a CDS encoding iron-containing alcohol dehydrogenase gives rise to the protein MELPRVIQIGYGVIREVGSFLARFSPKRILIISGPIVWARVGEMVEDALKREEFRYRCIEVDHSTKKEVEDAVRVAKEFGADLIIGLGGGRAVDVAKLTSYYCGVIFVSLPTSASHDGIASPLASIKGGDRPYSYMTKPPTGVLADVNIIAEAPPKLLAAGCGDLIAKITAVRDWMLARDEKQEYFGKYAANLALLSAEIVLSEAKGIGSGSKEYVRDVVEALISAGVAAGIAGSSRPCSGAEHLFSHALDIIAPNVGLHGEKCGLGAVMMAKLHNLDWEKLRDALRDVKAPVTATELGLSADQIAKALVLAPDLRPERYTILHKIRLSYEQAKALAKDVGVI
- a CDS encoding peptidylprolyl isomerase, encoding MAYLCSELPLETGTLVLVNLTGKVKDTNEPLETTVEEEAKALGIYDTSRRYEPRLISVGEGWVIPGIDEALKQASVGEKISIDIPPEKAFGQRDAAKIRLIPLRKFGEKAQEISVGDEVEYEGRVGIVRFVGSGRVQVDFNHRLAGKVLTYTIEVVKKLEDPMEKVLHLTKRWINLDEKKILATIEDKTVKIQLPEETYLFEGLQISKRGISKDIFKYLPEIEKVIFIEEYRSEKKREEKPQEAKASEKPEEQEKKEVK
- a CDS encoding alanine--glyoxylate aminotransferase family protein — translated: MIPGPTNVPDRVMHAMLKPIINHRSPAFTQLYNGIKEKCQKVFLTKSDIIVFTASGSGGVEAAITNIVRPGDKVLVTVFGEFGQRAAEQVEAAGGRAVVAEAPLGDAPRMDKIRALAEANKDIKAVFVIYNETSTGVTFRWLRDLGKLASELGAFYIVDAISILGGDELPVDELGVDICITGSQKCLAAPPGVVIVSVSDRVKKYLESNPPPPRHYFNMPRYFKYAERGETPFTPALPLFYALDEALNIVLEEGLENRIRRHKICAEAFYRALSAINLKPTAKEDVRSNVVLAFSYPPGIEDGKFRKLLDDKFDVLVAGGFGEFRGKVFRIGCMGEVNTPHVLTTVTAVSAALNQLGYQNSTAAALNEALKVLSQLN
- a CDS encoding nicotinamide-nucleotide adenylyltransferase, whose translation is MWQRGLLVGRFQPFHTGHLHAVRYALEKVEELCILVGSADKSHQLDNPFTAGERVYMIKAALEEAGIDCRRVLIIPLPDSSAHSLWVASVKAAVPKFDVVFSNDPLTRRLFQEEGFTVLDIPFYERPTFSATEVRRRMLMGEPWEELVPRAVAKIICEVGGVERLKQLNQQK